ACAGCCGCCCTCGGAGACGGGCCACCGACTCGCGATGATCTCTCGGAGCTCGAGTACACGAAACGAACCTATCAAGAGGCGCTCAGGCTCTACCCGCCGGCCTGGGCCGTCTTTCGGCGGGTGAACGGCCCCGTGAAGCTGGGCGGATACACCATCGAAGACGGCGCTGCAGTCATCGTTCCGCTGTGGTCGATCCACCGTGATGCCCGTTATTTCGACGAGCCGGACGCGTTCGACCCCGATCGCTGGGCGCGGCGCGATCCGAACGCGGTCGCCGCGTATCGGCCGTTCGCCAGCGGTCCGCACGCCTGTATCGGACGGGGACTCGCGCTGAGTGGCGCGACGCTCGTGCTCGCCCGCCTCGTCCGCGATTTCGACGTCGACGTGCCCGACGACGCGCTCGACGATCTTCGGCTGACGCCCACACTCCGGCCGGCGGCCGGCATCTCGGCGACGATCGATCCGCTCGACTAGCCGCTCGCGCCGATCAGTGTTCTTCTAACAGCGCCCCGTCGCCGTACTCCTCGCGGAGGCGGCGCAGGTACTCGCGCTGTTCGACGACGCGATCGGGGAGTTCCGCGTAGGCGTCTTCGAACAGGTCGTCGGGATCGGGTTCGACGTCGGTGCCCTTCTCGATCGCGTCGGCGACGACCGCCTCCACGTCGGTCTCGATCGCCGAGATCGCCTCGTCGTCGAGGCTTCCTCGCTCTCGGAGGAACGTTTCGAGCCGCGGGATCGGGTCCCACCGCTTCCAGCGTTCGACCTCCTCGTCCTCGCGGTAGACGGTCGGGTCGTCGGCGGTCGTGTGCGCGCCGAAGCGGTACTGGACCGCCTCGACGAGCGTCGGCCGGGTCGCGCTGCCGCTCGCCCTTTCCGGTGGTTCGGCGTTCGGATCGCGCGCCCGCCCGGCGGCGTCGCGCACGACTTCGAACGTCGCGAGCGGGTCCATCCCGTCGACCCTGAGGCTCGGAATCCCGTAGGCGTTCGCCTTGTCGGCGAACGTCCGACTCGCGGTCTGTTTGCCGGCGGGAACCGAGATCGCCCACTGATTGTTGTTGCAGATAAACACCGCCGGCACGTCGAAGACGCCCGCGAAGTTCAGCCCCTCGTGGAAGTCCCCCTCGCTCGTCGATCCCTCCCCGAAGTGGCAGACGACGACGGTATCGTCGCCGCGGAGCTTCGAGCCCCACGCCATCCCGGTGGCGTGCGGGATGTGGGCGGCGATGCCGATATTCAACGGCGCGATGTGGTGATCGACGAGGGTCGCATTGCCCGTCTCGTAGCCTAACCAGTAGCGGACGTAGTCCGCCAGCCCGCCACGGTCGATCACCGAACCGTGCTCGCGGTACTGATAAAAGACCCAGTCGTCGTCCTCGATCGCATACATCGAGCCGAACTGCGAGCCCTCTTGGCCTGCCGAGGAAGCATACGTTCCCAGCCGGCCCTGCCGTTGGAGACTTATCATCCGGGTGTCGAAGTGCCGAGACAGCTTCATGTCGCGGTACAGCTCACGGAGCCGCTCGTCGGATAAGGGCGGCTCGTAGCCGGGCTCTATGGGCCGTCCATCGGCGTCGAGCCGTCGATGAACGTCGGCGTCCTCGAAATCCATATCGACTCAACCGAGCGGGGAACCATAGTTTTGTGGTCGTCCGTCCTGTCGATCGAGGGCCCCACAGGAAGCGCCAGCTATATACCGATCTACGGTCCCACCATCCGTATGAAAGATTACATTCTCGACGAGGAGCAGCACCTCTCCCCGATCGTCATCGGGACGACGGTCGTCCTCATCGCCGCGTTCGTCATCGGGGTCCTCTACCAGATCGTTGGAGTGATAATCTAATCCGTCCGGATACCCCGCGGGTCTTTTCATACAGGCTGTCGTGGATCCTATATGTCCTCTCGTCCATCTCACGCGCGTCTGACCGTGGGAGTCGCCGTCGCCGCACTCGGCGTGACGACACTCGTACACATCGCTTACCTCCCTCGATATCTACCGGACGAGTTCACGCGAAGCCTCCCGTATCTCGCCCTTGGATGGCTCAGTTACGGACTGCTGTTTTACGCCCTCGGCCGCCTCAAGCCAGCGCTTGGTGACGGGCGAATGCCCACCATGCGCGCCACGGACGTCGGCATCGGACTGTTCCTGTTCTCCATCGTCCTGAGCGGACTCATTGATACCGCCGGGCTCACGATCGCCACCGCGCCCGCGCTTCACGCCCTTCCGGGGGTCGGCGTGTACGTCGGGCTCGCGCTCGCTGGATGGGGGTTCGGCATTCGGACCCGAACCGTCAACGAGATCGCGGCCGAACGTCGCTAGTTCCTACCGCCGTGGACGAGCACGTCGATGTCGCTCACCCGCACGACGTGTTCGGTGACGCTTCCGAGCATGAGACGCTCGACACCGCCTCGGCCGCGGCTTCCCATCACGATGAGGTCCGCATCGATTGACGCGGCGTACTCGACGATTTCGGTCTTCGCCGCCCCGGTCGGCGTCGCGGTCGTCACTTCGAGTCCCTCCGGTGCTCGCGTTCGGAGTTCCTCGACGATCGCCTCGGCGCGTCCGGTTATCGCCTTGGCGGCAGATTCATGCTCGCCTGGGAGTTGATAGTTCGCCAGCGGTCCAGTATCGGCCACACAGACGAGGTGTACGTGCGAACCGAACACGCTCGCGATCTCGAACCCTCGGCGGGCCGCGCGTCCGGCGTACTGACTTCCGTCAACCGGGATGAGTATCGTCTCGAACATATCACGGTTCGTCTGCGGTGCCGAGGCTCATAACGTACCGGTGATGACGAACAGGTTCCACACCGTCACCGCGCCACCGACGAGCACAAGCGCGAACGGAACCGCGATCCGTCCGGGCGTTCGGATGGATCGCCACACGAGATAAAACAGCGGGAAGACAGCGGCTTTGATCACCAACAACATATACTGCCCGTGTGCCTCGATGAGCGGTTTCGCCACCGGTCCGGCCTCCGCGACGCCACCCGCCGAGAGCCCCCAAAGCGTCGTGAGCGTGTCACCGATCCCGTAGAGAATGATCGCCGCGATCCAGACCTCCCGGTCTCTCCCCCCAAGCAACGGAACCGTCGCCGACTGCTTCACAGTTCCCTCTTCGCACTACGGGAGTATAATGACAGCGACGCCGATCGCGAGCGCGGACATCCCCGCCAGTACGACCATGAAATCCACCGCGGGTGAAACGTACGCCCGGTCCGCCGTCGCGGATGGATTCGGCTCGATTGCGGCCGCGCTGTCTGTCGTCATATCCCACGTACTCTTCA
The DNA window shown above is from Natronomonas salsuginis and carries:
- a CDS encoding thiamine pyrophosphate-dependent dehydrogenase E1 component subunit alpha, with protein sequence MDFEDADVHRRLDADGRPIEPGYEPPLSDERLRELYRDMKLSRHFDTRMISLQRQGRLGTYASSAGQEGSQFGSMYAIEDDDWVFYQYREHGSVIDRGGLADYVRYWLGYETGNATLVDHHIAPLNIGIAAHIPHATGMAWGSKLRGDDTVVVCHFGEGSTSEGDFHEGLNFAGVFDVPAVFICNNNQWAISVPAGKQTASRTFADKANAYGIPSLRVDGMDPLATFEVVRDAAGRARDPNAEPPERASGSATRPTLVEAVQYRFGAHTTADDPTVYREDEEVERWKRWDPIPRLETFLRERGSLDDEAISAIETDVEAVVADAIEKGTDVEPDPDDLFEDAYAELPDRVVEQREYLRRLREEYGDGALLEEH
- a CDS encoding DUF5658 family protein, whose amino-acid sequence is MKQSATVPLLGGRDREVWIAAIILYGIGDTLTTLWGLSAGGVAEAGPVAKPLIEAHGQYMLLVIKAAVFPLFYLVWRSIRTPGRIAVPFALVLVGGAVTVWNLFVITGTL
- a CDS encoding universal stress protein, encoding MFETILIPVDGSQYAGRAARRGFEIASVFGSHVHLVCVADTGPLANYQLPGEHESAAKAITGRAEAIVEELRTRAPEGLEVTTATPTGAAKTEIVEYAASIDADLIVMGSRGRGGVERLMLGSVTEHVVRVSDIDVLVHGGRN